The Phaeobacter gallaeciensis DSM 26640 genomic sequence GAAATGTCCGCCGGCGCTGAGGATGCCTACCTCGGGTTTGTAGTAGTCCGCCATCCAGTCCATATCGGCCATCAGCCCGGTATCGCCGGAAATATAGAGTGTTTTCCCCTCGCTCATCAGCATATAACCAACTTCGCTGCCGGCGGTGCGCAACCCATCCTGCGTTGCGAAGGTCGAGCTGTGCGAGGCCGGGACCATGGCCAGATCGGGGCCATCCAGATTGACAGTGCCGCCCTTGTTGAAGCCGATGGTGGTCACATCTTCGGTCTCGCCCCAGATGCCCATCAGGTCATATTGACCCACGATTGGCACATTCAACCGCCGCGCCAGCGCCAGCACATCAATGACATGGTCAAAATGGGCATGGGTCAGAATGATATGGGTGGCACCTGCGATGGCGGCGTCATGCTGATCGTCGCGCAGCATCGGATTGCCGGTCAGCCAGGGATCAATCAGCAGAACCTGTTCTTCGGTCTCAATGCGAAAACTGCCATGGCCCAGCCAGATGATCTTCATGTTCTCTCCTCCCTCATTGCAGTTGCGATAGGACCCGGTTGGGGCGATGTCCTGTCCCAAGCCTATCGTGACGGAGGCAAAAATCCACAGACTCAGACGCCTCTTCGCCGAATTCCAGTGGCATTCACGCGCCCGCAGGCTTGCGGCGGCGGCAGTGCGGCGGTAAATGCGTGCTAACACGAGATGAGGGTTTCCATGTCGATTGACCAAAGCACCGCCGCCAAGGTGGCCAAACTGGCCCGTATCAAGGTCGAAGAGGACGCGCTGCCCGCACTGGCAGATGAGTTCAACACCATCCTCGGCTTTATCGAGCAGCTGAACGAGGTGGACGTCGAAGGCGTCGAGCCGATGACCTCCGTAACTCCCCAGCGGCTGAAGCGCCGGGTGGATGAGGTCACGGATGGCAATCAGCAGGACAAGATCCTCGCCAATGCTCCCGATGCCCGCGAAGGCTTTTTCGCAGTGCCCAAGGTGGTTGAATAAGACATGACCGAACTGAACAAACTGACCCTGTCCGACGCTCGTGACGCATTGCGCAAGGGCGACACCACCTCTGTCGAGCTGACCGAGGCTTGCCTGAAAGCCATTGATGCGGCGGATGCGCTGAATGCCTTCGTGCATAAGACGCCCGAAATTGCGCTGGAACGCGCCAAGGCGGCGGATGCACGGATCAAGGCAGGTGACGCGCCTGCCATGTGTGGCCTACCGGTTGGCATCAAGGATCTGTTCTGCACCAAAGGTGTCGACAGTCAGGCGGCCTCCGGCATTCTGGAGGGGTTCAAGCCCGAGTATGAATCCACCGTCTCCCAGCAGCTTCAGGACTCCGGTGCAGTGATGCTGGGCAAGCTGAACATGGATGAATTTGCCATGGGCTCGTCCAACGAGACTTCGGTCTATGGCAATGCCGTCAGCCCCTGGCGGCGCGAGGGGGATGAGGCCCAGTTGACACCGGGCGGCTCCTCCGGTGGGTCCGCCTCCGCAGTGGCGGCTGATCTATGCCTCGCGGCAACCGGCACCGATACAGGCGGCTCGATTCGCCAGCCTGCGGCCTTCACCGGTATCACCGGCATCAAACCCACCTATGGCCGTTGCTCGCGCTGGGGTGTGGTGGCTTTTGCTTCATCGCTGGATCAGGCCGGTCCGATGACCAAATCTGTGCGCGACGCAGCGATGATGCTGGAAGCCATGTGTGGTCATGACCCCAAGGACAGCACCAGCGCCGATCTTGCCGTGCCGAACTTTGAGGCGATGCTGACCGGCGATATCAAAGGCAAGAAAATCGGCATCCCGCGTGAATATCGCATGGATGGCATGCCTGCGGAGATCGAAAAACTCTGGTCCGAAGGGGCCGAGATGCTGCGCGCTGCCGGTGCGGAAATCGTCGATATCTCCCTGCCGCACACCAAATACGCGCTGCCAGCCTATTATGTGATTGCCCCGGCAGAGGCGTCATCGAACCTCGCACGTTATGATGGTGTGCGCTACGGGCAGCGCGCTGCGCTGGAGGCTGGTGACGGCATCACCGAGATGTACGAAAAAACCCGCGCTGCGGGCTTCGGCCATGAGGTGCAGCGCCGTGTGATGGTTGGTACCTATGTGCTTTCCGCAGGGTTCTATGACGCCTATTACAACCGCGCCCGTAAGGTCCGGACCCTGATCAAGAAGGACTTCGAGGATGTTTTTGCGCAGGGTATCGACGCGATCCTGACACCGGCCACGCCCTCTGCGGCCTTTGGTTTGGGCGAAATGACCGACGCGGATCCGGTGCAGATGTATCTGAACGACGTCTTCACCGTGACCGTGAACCTCGCCGGTCTGCCGGGGATTTCTGTGCCTGCTGGTGTGGACGCGAAGGGGCTGCCGCTAGGGCTGCAACTGATTGGCCGTCCTTGGGAAGAGGGCGATCTGCTGAATACAGCCTATGCGCTGGAAGAGGCGGCCGGATTTGTGGCCAAGCCCGGGCATTGGTGGTAAACCCTGTTCTGATCTGAGCAGAACCAACAGGTGGTGATCATGCGTGCATTCCGGTCCATCCTTGCGACCAGCAGTCTTGTCCTGCTGGCCGCGTGCCAACCCCCGGTGCCCAACAGCGGGCCAGAGGCCGGGTTTGGCTCCAGCCCTTTTGACGGGGCGCCTGCGACCGGCACCACGATCAACGGCGACCCTCTGGTGCCACCGGCACGGGTCGCCAGCGAGCCTCTGCCGCGTACTGTGCAGCCCGCGCCCCGCGTGGCGGCACGCACCAGTGGTGCGGGAACACTCGCATCCTCCGGCGGTAGCAGCGATGACATCGCGCGGGAGACCGCAGCGGCACTAGAGGCCGCACGCAGCAACTCCGGTACCGCCCCGATTGAGGCCAGCCCCTCCAACCCGGCACCGGCGCTTGTGGGCAATCCGCGGATCTCCGATGAGAATGACTTCGACGCGGTGTCCTCGCGTCAGAGCATAGAAAGCGACGCAGAGCGGCTGGCCCGTCAGCGCGCGCAATATCAGGTGGTGAGCCCGACTGCCGTGCCCACCCGCAGTGGCAGCCGTGATCCCAATATCGTTCGCTACGCGCTGAGCACCTCCAATCCGCGCGGGCAGCGCATCTATTCGCGCTCGGGCATCAATCTTGCGGCGCGCTCCTCGCGCAATTGCGCGGGCTTTGCGTCGCCAGAACTGGCCCAGATCGCCTTTCTCGCGGCGGGCGGGCCGAAGCGTGACCGTCAGGCACTTGATCCCGATGGCGATGGCTACGCTTGCGGTTGGGATCCAGCGCCTTATCGCCTCGCGGTGCAGAACTGACGCTGGGCGGCGTGGCGTGACCACGGTTCCGTGCATGCCTGAGGAGGGCGAGGCCGCCATCTGGCATCCGAGCCCCAACTTCAATGCGCGTCGAAATGCGCTGCGCCCAGAGCTGGTTGTCCTTCACTACACCGCATTGGAGAGCGCCGAAGCTGCGCTCGACCGGCTTTGCGATCCGCAATATGAGGTTTCGGCCCATTATCTGATCGGCGCTGATGGAATGCTGTGGCAGATGGTGCGCGAGGCGGATCGCGCCTGGCATGCGGGTGCAGGTGAATGGTGCGGGCAGGGCGATATCAATTCGCGCTCCATCGGGATCGAACTCGACAATCGCGGGGATCACCCCTTTTCTGCGTCGCAGATGGCGCGATTGGAAACGCTCCTGAGCGGGATTTTGCAACGTTGGGAGATCTCGCCGACAGGGGTGATCGGTCACTCCTGTATGGCACCCGGACGCAAATACGATCCCGGACCACGCTTTGACTGGGCGCGTCTGGCCCGGCAAGGGTTGGCGGCGCCTGTTCCGAAGGTCACGGCGGCTGTCCCACCCATTCCGCAGGAGCCATGCACGCGCGCGAACCGCTTTCGCGCTCTCGCGCAGGCGCGCGGCTTCACCGCAGATGTTGACGATGCCACCTTGCTGCAGGCAGTGCGTCTCAGGTTTCGGCCCTGGCAACGTGGACCGTTGAGTGAGGCGGATGTGCAACTGATCTGGCCTGACAACCCCTAAAGGTAATACTTGTGGCGCATGCCTTCTGGCGAAAACAGCCGGGATGACTTGTCTCCAATCCAGATCGGCCAGGTAAGGCAAGGTCCCATCTCCGTGCCCGTAGCCACCGCATAATCTGCTTGACGCGAGGCGCGGTTGTTCCTAGGCGGGCAGTGCGCAGAGGGCTGGATGGCCGCGGGAGGCCGCAAGGTGTCGCGAGGAAAGTCCGGACTCTACAAAACGACGGTGCCGGGTAACGCCCGGGCAGAGCGATCTGACGGAGAGCGCCACAGAAAACAGACCGCCCGCGTGCGCCTGCCTGTCAGGTGATCCCATGCGGGTAAGGGTGAAACGGTGGGGTAAGAGCCCACCGCGCCGCTGGCAACAGGGGCGGCATGGCAAGCCCCACCGGGAGCAATGCCAAATAGGACCCCCGCGCGGGCCGGTCGGCGCAAGCCGATACCGCCGCTAGGCATGTTTTGGCCAAGAGGGGTCGGGTTGGCAGCTGGAGGTGCGCAGCAATGTGCATCCTAGATGAATGGTCGTCGAAGGGGCCTTGGCCCCGGAACAAAATCCGGCTTATAGGCCCTCTGCGCAAAATATCCCGGCGAACCCTCTTGACTCGCAGGGTGGTGCAGGTAAAAGCGCACGCTCATATAGGAATTTACCGAGAGGCCCCTGCCTTTTCGGACGCAGGAGAATACCATGGCGAAGCCGACCACAATCAAGATCCGCCTGAACTCGACCGCGGGCACGGGCCACTTCTACGTGACCAAGAAAAACGCACGCACCATGACCGAGAAAATGGTTGTGCGTAAGTACGACCCGGTCGTGCGCAAGCACGTTGAATATAAAGAAGGCAAAATCAAATAAGCCTCTTGATGTCGCGCAGCCGCTGGCCGCGATGTCGCCCCGATATTCGGGACAGTAGATAAGAAGGGTCGCACTGTAGTGGTGCGGCCCTTTTTTCTTGGCGCAGAAGGTTTTGCGCGACGCGCCATAAATTTTATGAAAATCCGGTAAATGAAACCCCGGCCTGCGGGAGGCTTGGGCCTGAAAATGCCACATTTGCCCGCGACAAGTGATCCCGAGATGTGGGTGAGAGAGTGGCGCCGGGATGCCTTGCCGGAAGTGCGAGGCCTCAGGCGATCACAGCACCGCAGGTCGGCTCGGGGGAGCGACCAGAGCAGGAGGCAGCGGTGGGGCTGCCTCCTGTTTTTGTTTGGGGTGCAGCGCGCGTCGTTGGGGGGCTGTCAGAGCGACTGGAGATGCCTGTCTCAGCCGCGCCACTCGGCCATGATCATGACCGGTTCCATTCCCATACGCGCCATCAGTGCGGCGGAGGCGCTGTTGAACGGCGCATATGTGGTGGCAACAACCTGGATGCCTTGGAGCGCCACAGCGCGTTTCAGATCCGCGATCAGCGCTGATCCCACGCCCATGCGCCGCCAGCTTTCTGATACGGCAATGTGGTGCAGCATAGCGCGGGTCTCAGCCCGACGCACAGGCAGGGGAGGGCGCTGTTCAATCCCATAGATCATATAGCCCATAACGCTGCCCTGCGGGCTGACCGCAGCGCGGGCGGTCACGCTGCTATCGCTCAGCCACTCCGTGAGCCAGTTGGCCAGCGCATCCGCGCTCGGGTCGGCGGGGTAGCGATCAGGCTGATGGGCCACATGCAACGCATGCAGGTCCTGCAGTAGCGGGATCAGGCGGTGAGCGTCTTCGGGGGTAATATCGATCAGGTCCATGGGGGTCTCAAATACGGTGGTTGAAAAAGCCTGTCTGTCGATAACAGGTCAGGTGCAGGCAAAGAAAAAGGGCGGATCGTGATGATCCGCCCCGGTCGTGCTTAGATCTGGAAGGTGTCGCGTTATTCGCGGTTTCCAAGCAGTTGGAGCAGCATCATGAACATATTGATGAAGTCCAGATAGAGGCTCAGCGCGCCCATGATTGCAGATTTCGCGAGCCATTCCTGGTCGCCCATATGGGCGTGCTGGAGATACTCATTTTTGATGCGCTGGGTGTCATAGGCGGTGAGGCCAGCAAAGATCAGCACGCCAACGAAGGAAATGACATTGGCCAGAACAGAGGAGGCGATGAAAATATTGGCGATCCCCAAAACGATCAAACCAATCACGCCCATGATCAGGAAGGCGCCCATGCCGGAGAGGTCTTTCTTGGTGGTGTAGCCCACCAGCGACAGACCCGCAAAGGCGATGGAGGTGATCAGGAACACCTGCACGATGCTTTCGCCGGTGAACACCAGGAAGATCGAGCTTATGGAAATCCCCATCACGGTTGCAAACACATAGAACAGCAGCTGGACGCCCGCCGCAGACATGCGATTTGCAGCCGCACCGATGCCGAAGACAAAGGCCAGCGGTGCAAACATGACAACCCACTTCAGCGGCGAGGCATAAAGCGCATAGCCGATGCTGGTCAGATATTTGTCAGCGCTCAGCTGGGCTGCGGCATTGGCCGGGTCCGCGGTAACCGCCAGGCCGGAAATGGCCCAGGCCGCCAGAAAGGTGATGAATGTACCTACGGCCATGGTGCCGTAGACTTTGTTCATATGGGCGCGCAGGCCCGCATCGATCTCCGCAGAGCGTGCGCCCGCCGTGGATCGGATGGTGTCAAACTGTGCCATGTATCATGGTCTCCGTCTCTAAACTCCCTCGCGCAGGTTCCCTGCTGCGTGCAGAGACCTGGCGTTCCTCGCAAATATCGGGTGAAGCGGGGCGCGGTTCAAGCCTGTAGATTGAAGTTTCGACGCAATTATCGACAAAAAGCGGCGGAAGGTCGGGCGCAGAGTGGGGAGGCCATCCTGAACTCGACATAAATCGGGCAGGCGCCCATCCGGGGTACATAGAAATATTCACACGTCGGGCGCTCAGGGGCGGCTCTTCAGAGTAGGCTCCTTCAGCGCACGCAACGTAGTATAGGGGTTGCGTAACGCTTTAAACTGTCGGAATGCAGGGCGCTTCACAGGGCGATTGGATCGTATTCATTCTGCTCTGAGAAATCTGCCGATATCATCATCGGTGCGTGCAATTTTTCGCGCGTATCGGCACAGTTTCTGAGGGTCGTCTGTGCTCACGCCGTTCATGGTCAACGTTATATGCCCCAACCGCGTCAGACTTTTTCTGTTTCCATAGTAGAGGATACGCAGCAATCGCTGCTCGCGTAAACTATCACGCGCTACACCGATGGAGACAGCGTCGTGGCCTGAATAGGTCGTCACGCCCTTGCAGGTCTGGGCAATCAGGGATGACGCCATGTACTGACCCCAGAATGCATCATACTTGTTTTGGGCTGTTGATGCTGCCGCCGATGCCAAAAAAAGAAATAAGGCGAGAGAGAAACGTCCAAAATACATGTGAAATCCACCGACTTTATAACTTCTAAAGAGAGAATACCCTTGAATAGCCTCCCCATCGCTTCGGTATCAATGAGATCTGTGGTGTGGCGCAGTTTTGCGATTACAGATCCGGGTAGTGGGAAACAGTCCAATTTTATTCGAAGGGACGCCGACGTTCTGCACCACCATCCCGAGCAGCTGCATAGGTGAGCGCATTTCGCGCAGCCAGTATGACGGCAAAAAGGCCCGCACCGCAGGCCTTTTTTCGTCTTGCGCCTTCTGCCCGCGCGCTGTCTTCAGCGGGTCCAGTTGTTTGGCGCGTCCCAGATCGGACGGCGGGCTTCTGCCTCGGCGTCGCGTTGGCTGATGCCCATGTCCTCAAGCGCGGAGGAATCCAGCTGTGCCAGCATCCGGCGTTCACGCCAGACGGCGAGGGCATGCGCCACGGTTGCCATGATCGAGCGACGGGGGGCGCAGGCGTTGGAGCGCAGGCTGTTGTCCATATAGGTCATGATTTGTGTCCTTTTCTGGATCTATGATGGTGTTGTGCGTTGATATCAATTCTGTTGATGTATATGGCGCAGTATGATTGATATGAAAAACGAATGTTTATGATTTCAACTATCAAGGATTGTGATGATGCGGAATCTCGATATCACCACGCTACGCTCCTTTGTTGCGGTTGCGGATAACGGCGGGGTAACCCGCGCCGCCGGCTTTCTGCATCTGACCCAATCTGCTGTCTCTATGCAGCTAAAGCGACTTGAGGAGCTGCTGGGGCTGCAATTGCTGGATCGCTCTGGCCGGACGATTGCGCTGACCGCTTCCGGGGAGCAGCTGCTGGCCTATGCGCGGCGGATGGTGGCGCTGAATGATGAGGTGATCGGGCGGCTCACCGATCAAGCCTATGAGGGCGAGATTGTCCTTGGGGTACCGCATGACATTGTCTACCCGGCGATCCCGCAGGTGCTACAGCGTTTCAATGCGTCATTCCCACGGGTGAAGGTGCAGCTGATCTCGAGCTATACCCGGTCGTTGAAGGAGCAGTTCTCGCGCGGCGAATGCGATCTGATCCTGACCACGGAAACCACCACCTCGGAAAACGGCGAAACGCTGGCCGAGCGCCCGCTCTGCTGGATCGGTGCTCCCAATGGCTCCGCCTGGCGGCAGCGCCCGCTGAAACTGGCCTTTGGTCGGTACTGCACCTTCCGGCCCAAGGTGGTGGGCGCGCTCGACGCGGCAGGGATCTCCTGGGAGATGGTTGTGGAAACCGACAGTGACCGCACGATTGAGGCAACCGTGAGTGCCGATCTTGCGATTCACACGATGATTGAGGGGACCGAGCCGCCGCATCTGGTGCAGATCGACCATGGCGGCAACCTACCAGAGCTGCCGGTCCAACTGATCAACCTCTACGGGGCGGAGACCTCAGGCTCGCCCATGGTGAGCGAGCTGGCGTTTCTTGTGCGTAAGGCGTTTCAAAACATCAGCGCCCCGCTGGCCGCCGCGCAGACGCATTGGACAGCCGCCTGAGATCTCGCCTCTGACCACCACCCGCGCAATTTTTCCTCAGATAGTGTGGGTGATTTTGGCGTCCCGAGTAAAAAGGGGAGGGGGCTATTGCTGATCCGGCCGGATCATGATCACCACCTTGCCCGTGGCCGTCCTGCTGCGCAGCAGCTCCAGACCGTCAGCGACCTGATCCAGCGGCAGCCTATGGCTGATATGCGGACGCAACGAGCCGTCGCGGTACCACTGAAGCAACCGTTCGATTGCGCCGCGGACCACCGCGGGATGGCTCTTGAGGTAGCCGCCGAAGTAGAACCCGATCACGCTGAGGTTTTTGACCAGCAGGTGGTTCGCAGGAATCTGTGGCACCTCTCCGCCGGCGAAGCCGATCGGCAACAACCGTCCACCGGGGTTGGTTGCGCGAAAGGCGGCGGTCCAGACCTCGCCGCCAATCGCCTCATAGACCACATCCGCGCCGCCCAGATCTTTGACCGATTGGCGCAGATCGTCGCTGGCATCGATCAGATGGTCTGCACCAGCGGCCTTGGCCACCGCCAGTTTCTCAGCGCCGCGGGCTTGGGCAATCACCCGCGCGCCCAACCGCTTGCCGATCTCGACCGCCGTGAGGCCAACGCCCCCCGCAGCGCCGGTGACCAGCAACGTCTCCCCCGGCTGGAGACGTGCGCAGTGATCAAGGGCAACAAGCCCGGTGCCATAGGTGATCTGGAACGCTGCCGCATCGGCAAAGGACATCTCATCCGGGATGCGCGTAACCCGGTCGGCTGGGAAAACACCGACCTCGGCGAGGCCGCCGTGACCTGAAAACACGGCGACGCGCTCGCCCACGGCCAGCCCGTCCACATTCGCGCCAACCGCCTCGATCACTCCGGCCAGTTCCAACCCCGGCACAAACGGCAGGTCCGGCGTGTCCTGATATTTTCCATGCAGCAGAAGAAGATCCGCAAAATTCAACCCACAGGCGTATATTGCAACTGCAACCTCTCCGCTTTTCGGTGATCTAACGTCAACCTCTGCGATAGTCGGTGAGATGTCGAAGCTGCAAACACTGTAGGCGCGCATATCATTTTTCCATATCTGGCATGGGGTAAGGTGATTCTGAGTGGCAAAACCATGCCAGATTCGCCGTCAGTTCACCTCACTATTTATGGGGAGGCGTGGAACATGTGTAAAACATGCAAAAAAGTGAAATAAAATTGGTGCATGAAATCATGCGTTTGACGCACAGGCGCTGATTGTGGCGAGAGTGACCGCTTGAATTCAACCGTTAAGGTCGTACACTCAACCCCAATGGGAGCGCCTTGTTCGTTTGTACAGGGACCTACGGGTTTTTTGGCAACATTGGTCTTGCACGGTATTTGCCGGGTGGGCGGGGGTTAAGAAAGACGGCTAGGGTGGCACCCAGTTTGTAAATCTTAGGAGAAACGCATGGCTCATCCAGTGGACGTGCACGTGGGGAAACGCATCCGGCATCGCCGGTGGCTCATCGGCATGACGCAACAACAGCTCGCAGAGCTGGTTGG encodes the following:
- a CDS encoding metal-dependent hydrolase codes for the protein MKIIWLGHGSFRIETEEQVLLIDPWLTGNPMLRDDQHDAAIAGATHIILTHAHFDHVIDVLALARRLNVPIVGQYDLMGIWGETEDVTTIGFNKGGTVNLDGPDLAMVPASHSSTFATQDGLRTAGSEVGYMLMSEGKTLYISGDTGLMADMDWMADYYKPEVGILSAGGHFTMDMAQTAYAAKRYFRFKTLIPCHYRTFPILEQSAEKLAEALPDVAVIEPQVLEAIEI
- the gatC gene encoding Asp-tRNA(Asn)/Glu-tRNA(Gln) amidotransferase subunit GatC, with the translated sequence MSIDQSTAAKVAKLARIKVEEDALPALADEFNTILGFIEQLNEVDVEGVEPMTSVTPQRLKRRVDEVTDGNQQDKILANAPDAREGFFAVPKVVE
- the gatA gene encoding Asp-tRNA(Asn)/Glu-tRNA(Gln) amidotransferase subunit GatA; protein product: MTELNKLTLSDARDALRKGDTTSVELTEACLKAIDAADALNAFVHKTPEIALERAKAADARIKAGDAPAMCGLPVGIKDLFCTKGVDSQAASGILEGFKPEYESTVSQQLQDSGAVMLGKLNMDEFAMGSSNETSVYGNAVSPWRREGDEAQLTPGGSSGGSASAVAADLCLAATGTDTGGSIRQPAAFTGITGIKPTYGRCSRWGVVAFASSLDQAGPMTKSVRDAAMMLEAMCGHDPKDSTSADLAVPNFEAMLTGDIKGKKIGIPREYRMDGMPAEIEKLWSEGAEMLRAAGAEIVDISLPHTKYALPAYYVIAPAEASSNLARYDGVRYGQRAALEAGDGITEMYEKTRAAGFGHEVQRRVMVGTYVLSAGFYDAYYNRARKVRTLIKKDFEDVFAQGIDAILTPATPSAAFGLGEMTDADPVQMYLNDVFTVTVNLAGLPGISVPAGVDAKGLPLGLQLIGRPWEEGDLLNTAYALEEAAGFVAKPGHWW
- a CDS encoding N-acetylmuramoyl-L-alanine amidase, with amino-acid sequence MPEEGEAAIWHPSPNFNARRNALRPELVVLHYTALESAEAALDRLCDPQYEVSAHYLIGADGMLWQMVREADRAWHAGAGEWCGQGDINSRSIGIELDNRGDHPFSASQMARLETLLSGILQRWEISPTGVIGHSCMAPGRKYDPGPRFDWARLARQGLAAPVPKVTAAVPPIPQEPCTRANRFRALAQARGFTADVDDATLLQAVRLRFRPWQRGPLSEADVQLIWPDNP
- the rpmG gene encoding 50S ribosomal protein L33, with translation MAKPTTIKIRLNSTAGTGHFYVTKKNARTMTEKMVVRKYDPVVRKHVEYKEGKIK
- a CDS encoding GNAT family N-acetyltransferase; the protein is MDLIDITPEDAHRLIPLLQDLHALHVAHQPDRYPADPSADALANWLTEWLSDSSVTARAAVSPQGSVMGYMIYGIEQRPPLPVRRAETRAMLHHIAVSESWRRMGVGSALIADLKRAVALQGIQVVATTYAPFNSASAALMARMGMEPVMIMAEWRG
- a CDS encoding Bax inhibitor-1/YccA family protein is translated as MAQFDTIRSTAGARSAEIDAGLRAHMNKVYGTMAVGTFITFLAAWAISGLAVTADPANAAAQLSADKYLTSIGYALYASPLKWVVMFAPLAFVFGIGAAANRMSAAGVQLLFYVFATVMGISISSIFLVFTGESIVQVFLITSIAFAGLSLVGYTTKKDLSGMGAFLIMGVIGLIVLGIANIFIASSVLANVISFVGVLIFAGLTAYDTQRIKNEYLQHAHMGDQEWLAKSAIMGALSLYLDFINMFMMLLQLLGNRE
- a CDS encoding DUF1127 domain-containing protein, translated to MTYMDNSLRSNACAPRRSIMATVAHALAVWRERRMLAQLDSSALEDMGISQRDAEAEARRPIWDAPNNWTR
- a CDS encoding LysR family transcriptional regulator, which codes for MRNLDITTLRSFVAVADNGGVTRAAGFLHLTQSAVSMQLKRLEELLGLQLLDRSGRTIALTASGEQLLAYARRMVALNDEVIGRLTDQAYEGEIVLGVPHDIVYPAIPQVLQRFNASFPRVKVQLISSYTRSLKEQFSRGECDLILTTETTTSENGETLAERPLCWIGAPNGSAWRQRPLKLAFGRYCTFRPKVVGALDAAGISWEMVVETDSDRTIEATVSADLAIHTMIEGTEPPHLVQIDHGGNLPELPVQLINLYGAETSGSPMVSELAFLVRKAFQNISAPLAAAQTHWTAA
- a CDS encoding NADPH:quinone oxidoreductase family protein — protein: MRAYSVCSFDISPTIAEVDVRSPKSGEVAVAIYACGLNFADLLLLHGKYQDTPDLPFVPGLELAGVIEAVGANVDGLAVGERVAVFSGHGGLAEVGVFPADRVTRIPDEMSFADAAAFQITYGTGLVALDHCARLQPGETLLVTGAAGGVGLTAVEIGKRLGARVIAQARGAEKLAVAKAAGADHLIDASDDLRQSVKDLGGADVVYEAIGGEVWTAAFRATNPGGRLLPIGFAGGEVPQIPANHLLVKNLSVIGFYFGGYLKSHPAVVRGAIERLLQWYRDGSLRPHISHRLPLDQVADGLELLRSRTATGKVVIMIRPDQQ